One segment of Shewanella piezotolerans WP3 DNA contains the following:
- a CDS encoding phosphatase PAP2 family protein, translating into MTKFDQGIIQANIKKSALPRSLPSKNDTSFLWGLLILVAAFLLLMKESVNDAYFFKINQASQHFSPELLASITDMGNGVVTGSILVMILCFKPAWILRVLLAAVICLLVTHLLKSYFDAPRPAALLEQINIIGDVRHSKSFPSGHTATIFLLAGTAYLSSRRLLSRIFFVSLAIIVAVSRISVGAHWPIDLALGAIIGWLSIYAASLICKERLLSPRYQYLILTALLLLLGTLSAISKNEFPQMPIVEQLQQLYLVVAAFCLYVSYLFNRHMTTSNIIH; encoded by the coding sequence ATGACTAAATTCGACCAGGGCATCATCCAAGCAAACATCAAAAAATCTGCTCTACCACGCTCCCTACCATCTAAAAATGACACGAGTTTTTTGTGGGGGCTGTTGATTCTAGTGGCAGCATTTCTTTTACTGATGAAAGAAAGTGTTAACGACGCTTATTTTTTTAAAATCAATCAAGCGAGCCAACATTTTAGTCCTGAGCTTTTAGCAAGCATTACCGACATGGGCAATGGGGTTGTTACGGGCAGCATTCTAGTCATGATCCTTTGCTTCAAACCTGCTTGGATTTTACGAGTGCTGCTAGCAGCAGTGATCTGTCTATTGGTGACACATCTACTAAAAAGCTATTTTGATGCGCCGCGCCCAGCAGCACTGTTAGAGCAAATAAATATTATCGGTGATGTTCGCCACAGTAAGAGTTTTCCTTCAGGACATACCGCCACTATTTTCTTACTCGCAGGCACAGCCTATCTGTCATCTCGACGATTGCTCAGCAGAATATTCTTTGTCTCTTTGGCAATCATAGTCGCTGTATCGCGGATCTCAGTCGGTGCCCACTGGCCGATTGACTTAGCATTAGGGGCTATTATTGGCTGGCTCAGTATTTATGCTGCATCACTCATCTGTAAAGAGAGATTACTATCACCGCGTTACCAATACCTTATTTTAACTGCATTGCTGTTGCTGCTTGGTACTTTGAGCGCTATAAGCAAGAATGAATTCCCGCAAATGCCTATTGTTGAACAGCTACAACAACTGTACTTGGTCGTGGCTGCATTTTGTTTATATGTCAGCTATTTATTCAACCGCCATATGACGACTAGCAATATTATTCATTGA
- a CDS encoding autotransporter outer membrane beta-barrel domain-containing protein, with protein MYKLLSILSCCVPFAVLATDESVPEKTERVNSTAEIEVQKPLTDREKRQQKRNETVRSDIIPSKSTDPNRKWERYLPFFGQQVIEKGYDLPLPLSISIIPNYSKQDLSLSNLQLSYKGVDIGEVIDLDSIDFGQPDVETASLQLRAAAWIFPFMQVGIHGGRFEGSTDLYIKIPTAIFKKIEEVCGGRVTPAFCDDVPENIVLPEISPDYSGWNYGFTTNFVYGFDHFFVLLPFSYTWTKTDDDRTESETLLVSARVGTSFNVPNWGFVNPYIGVSYMDTEGTTGQSDAEIKGGPTIEGLSYTITQQNVAHYAGLIGFDWSLTKHHSFDLEANIGDGRQNYVAMYTYKF; from the coding sequence ATGTATAAATTATTGAGTATTCTCAGCTGCTGTGTTCCGTTTGCCGTTTTGGCAACTGATGAGTCTGTGCCGGAAAAAACAGAGAGGGTAAACTCTACTGCTGAGATTGAAGTGCAGAAACCGCTTACTGATCGAGAGAAACGACAGCAAAAGCGAAATGAGACTGTTCGTTCAGACATTATCCCCAGTAAGAGCACAGATCCAAATCGCAAGTGGGAGCGCTATTTGCCTTTTTTTGGTCAGCAAGTCATTGAAAAAGGCTATGACCTGCCATTACCACTTTCTATCTCTATTATTCCTAACTATTCCAAACAAGACTTGTCACTCTCTAATTTACAATTGAGTTATAAGGGGGTCGATATTGGAGAGGTCATTGATTTAGATAGTATTGATTTTGGTCAACCAGATGTTGAAACTGCCAGCTTACAGTTGCGCGCTGCAGCTTGGATATTCCCTTTCATGCAGGTCGGCATCCATGGTGGCCGATTTGAAGGTTCAACCGATCTTTATATTAAAATCCCGACTGCTATTTTTAAGAAAATTGAAGAGGTGTGTGGTGGCAGAGTGACGCCTGCATTCTGTGATGATGTTCCTGAAAACATCGTTCTACCTGAGATATCTCCTGATTATTCAGGATGGAACTATGGTTTTACCACCAACTTTGTTTATGGATTTGACCATTTTTTTGTTCTGCTTCCGTTCAGTTATACCTGGACCAAAACGGATGATGATCGAACTGAATCAGAAACATTGCTTGTAAGTGCAAGAGTCGGCACATCATTTAATGTTCCCAATTGGGGGTTTGTAAACCCATATATCGGTGTTTCATACATGGATACTGAAGGAACAACTGGTCAGTCGGATGCCGAGATTAAAGGTGGGCCAACTATAGAAGGACTAAGCTATACCATTACACAACAGAACGTCGCTCACTATGCTGGATTAATTGGTTTTGACTGGAGTTTAACTAAACACCACTCGTTCGATTTGGAAGCCAATATCGGTGACGGTAGGCAGAATTACGTAGCTATGTATACCTATAAGTTTTAA
- a CDS encoding nuclease-related domain-containing protein — translation MILKTKSPQNAKSAQAIAGQKQEHNVAFFLRRAYKDNPEVLVINDFKFSFNDETAQIDHLIVYPYGFILLESKSIKGHVKVNKQQEWTRSYSKQWSGMPSPIKQVELQQALLKQLLNHHRLDVLGKMFGIKQGFSGRCWDHLCVVSSDAIIDRKSMPKAVSEKLVKSEFLVEKLQKIMKLRNKIIRVVNVYDTRPYFNKEELDSIGSFLINQHLDTTAEPSIVPQAAPKLAQPIAKPVVTRPQPIEQASVVEATTMIRVALQCKHCGESTNYTPMYGKFGYYIKCNQCTKNTPMKQACPQCKNKQTRVQKSQETYTLNCQECSFSQQIV, via the coding sequence ATGATTCTAAAAACCAAATCTCCTCAAAATGCCAAGTCTGCGCAAGCGATAGCCGGGCAAAAGCAAGAACACAACGTCGCCTTCTTTTTACGCCGCGCTTATAAAGATAACCCTGAAGTTCTGGTCATAAATGATTTCAAGTTCAGCTTTAATGATGAAACGGCGCAGATTGACCATCTAATAGTTTACCCTTATGGCTTTATATTGCTTGAGTCAAAAAGTATTAAAGGCCATGTAAAGGTCAATAAACAGCAAGAATGGACTCGCAGCTATAGCAAGCAATGGTCAGGTATGCCCTCCCCCATCAAACAAGTCGAGTTACAGCAAGCACTGCTGAAGCAATTACTCAATCATCATAGGCTTGACGTATTAGGAAAGATGTTTGGTATTAAGCAGGGCTTTAGTGGACGCTGCTGGGATCACCTCTGCGTGGTATCAAGTGACGCAATCATTGATAGAAAATCGATGCCTAAAGCCGTTTCAGAGAAATTAGTGAAGTCTGAATTCTTAGTCGAAAAGCTTCAAAAAATAATGAAGCTTAGAAATAAGATCATAAGAGTCGTTAATGTATATGACACTCGACCTTACTTTAATAAAGAAGAGCTCGACTCTATAGGCTCATTCTTAATTAACCAGCACTTAGATACAACAGCAGAGCCTTCAATAGTCCCACAAGCTGCTCCTAAGTTGGCGCAACCGATAGCAAAACCTGTAGTTACAAGGCCTCAGCCAATCGAGCAAGCCTCTGTCGTTGAAGCGACAACAATGATTCGAGTGGCTTTGCAGTGCAAACATTGCGGGGAATCAACGAATTACACACCAATGTATGGCAAGTTTGGCTATTACATAAAGTGTAACCAGTGTACTAAAAACACGCCGATGAAACAGGCCTGCCCGCAATGCAAAAATAAGCAAACACGGGTGCAAAAAAGCCAAGAGACTTATACGCTAAATTGCCAAGAATGCAGCTTTAGCCAACAAATCGTTTAA
- a CDS encoding BamA/TamA family outer membrane protein has product MKKLIFLCLFPTIVGAEVTALNSVEQLPVGDALPFFKTLEQAEQRAQAYKVAIDAIDEKLDDCNVECDALEQKLDNYKKALKDHSTKNGLPLFSILGGPGYMPETGVMLALGALYSFSTNRQEQQLQRSSLTLVAIGNKVESGVGLGLRSKQNLFFDNNAMRLIGKFTMGKQSEYYWGVGYEAGDAVEASDDLLYEYKLLNYEGNLTFLTFNGFYLGPALRLKSYQPDEDTLPQTAIDDPNFQEFKDKPFSLGLGVALEHDSRDFSVNAWSGQFFNFEYIVYSEKIGSDNDYQKLLLDYRYYHSISKGRVLAFYNAFQWSDGDVPYYDMPTVGGQDSLRGVYRGHYRDKNSIENTVEYRHTFKYQNGELTRHGMTVFAGLGSIANEPQQLYENLIYSYGVGYRFELQPRMNVRVDYGRNATESGFYLTFNEAF; this is encoded by the coding sequence ATGAAAAAGCTTATTTTTTTATGCCTTTTTCCAACGATTGTCGGCGCGGAAGTGACTGCACTTAATTCAGTTGAGCAGCTTCCCGTCGGTGATGCTTTGCCATTTTTTAAGACGTTGGAGCAAGCTGAGCAGAGAGCGCAAGCTTATAAAGTCGCTATTGACGCGATTGATGAAAAGCTTGATGACTGCAACGTCGAGTGCGATGCACTAGAGCAAAAGCTAGATAACTACAAAAAAGCTTTGAAAGATCACTCCACTAAGAATGGCTTACCGCTATTTTCTATTCTTGGTGGGCCAGGATATATGCCAGAAACAGGAGTTATGCTGGCATTAGGGGCTTTGTACTCATTCTCGACTAACAGGCAAGAGCAACAGCTCCAGCGTTCAAGTTTGACCTTGGTCGCTATAGGTAACAAAGTCGAAAGTGGTGTTGGTTTAGGTTTGCGTTCAAAACAGAATCTGTTTTTTGATAATAATGCTATGCGCCTCATTGGTAAATTTACTATGGGCAAGCAAAGTGAGTATTACTGGGGAGTGGGTTATGAAGCGGGAGATGCGGTTGAAGCATCAGATGATCTTCTTTATGAATATAAGCTGTTAAATTACGAGGGAAATCTAACCTTTCTTACTTTTAATGGCTTTTATCTTGGTCCTGCTCTACGGCTGAAAAGTTATCAGCCTGATGAAGATACCCTGCCACAAACTGCAATTGATGATCCTAATTTTCAAGAGTTCAAAGATAAGCCATTCTCCCTAGGACTTGGGGTGGCGCTTGAACATGATAGTCGTGATTTCTCTGTAAATGCATGGAGTGGCCAATTTTTCAATTTCGAATACATTGTCTATTCAGAAAAGATTGGTAGCGACAACGACTATCAAAAGCTACTGCTTGATTACCGATATTACCACTCTATAAGCAAAGGGCGAGTATTGGCTTTTTATAATGCCTTTCAATGGAGCGACGGTGACGTGCCTTACTATGATATGCCGACCGTTGGCGGACAAGACTCCTTAAGAGGGGTATATCGAGGTCACTATCGCGACAAAAATTCGATTGAAAATACCGTTGAATATCGTCACACCTTTAAATATCAAAATGGGGAGCTGACTCGGCATGGGATGACGGTTTTTGCTGGCTTAGGCTCGATTGCTAACGAGCCGCAGCAATTGTACGAAAACCTAATATATAGCTATGGCGTAGGTTACCGCTTTGAGCTACAACCAAGAATGAATGTGCGTGTTGATTATGGCCGAAATGCGACTGAAAGTGGCTTCTATTTAACCTTTAATGAAGCATTCTAA
- the groL gene encoding chaperonin GroEL (60 kDa chaperone family; promotes refolding of misfolded polypeptides especially under stressful conditions; forms two stacked rings of heptamers to form a barrel-shaped 14mer; ends can be capped by GroES; misfolded proteins enter the barrel where they are refolded when GroES binds): MSAKEVLFGNDARVKMLAGVNVLANAVKVTLGPKGRNVVLDKSFGAPLITKDGVSVAKEIELEDKFENMGAQMVKEVASKANDAAGDGTTTATVLAQSIVTEGLKAVAAGMNPMDLKRGIDKAVIAAVAELKNLSQECSDTKAIAQVGTISANSDETIGEIIATAMERVGKEGVITVEEGQALENELDVVEGMQFDRGYLSPYFINKPETGSVELETPFILLVDKKVSNIRELLPILEGLAKTGKPLLIVAEDVEGEALATLVVNNMRGIVKVAAVKAPGFGDRRKAMLQDIAILTGGTVIAEEIGLELEKATLEDLGTAKRVVITKDDTTIIDGTGEETQIKARVAQIKIQAEESTSDYDKEKLQERMAKLAGGVAVIKVGAATEVEMKEKKARVEDALHATRAAVEEGVVAGGGVALVRVASKIGEVEVINEDQKHGVVIALRAMEAPLRQIATNAGEEGSVVANNVKNGTGNYGYNAGNDTYGDMLEMGILDPTKVTRSALQFASSIAGLMITTEAMVGEIPQDAAGAPDMGGMGGMGGMGGMGGMM; this comes from the coding sequence ATGTCAGCTAAAGAAGTATTATTTGGAAACGACGCTCGCGTAAAAATGCTTGCCGGCGTAAACGTACTCGCAAACGCAGTTAAAGTTACTTTAGGCCCAAAAGGTCGTAACGTTGTACTAGACAAGAGCTTTGGTGCTCCACTTATCACTAAAGATGGTGTGTCTGTGGCGAAAGAGATCGAACTTGAAGACAAGTTCGAGAACATGGGCGCACAAATGGTGAAAGAAGTTGCTTCTAAAGCCAATGATGCAGCTGGTGACGGTACCACTACCGCAACAGTACTGGCTCAATCTATCGTAACTGAAGGTCTTAAAGCGGTTGCTGCTGGCATGAACCCAATGGATCTTAAGCGCGGCATCGACAAAGCGGTTATCGCTGCAGTTGCAGAGCTTAAAAACCTTTCTCAAGAGTGTAGCGACACTAAAGCTATCGCTCAGGTGGGTACTATCTCAGCTAACTCTGACGAAACTATCGGTGAAATCATTGCAACTGCGATGGAGCGTGTCGGTAAAGAAGGTGTTATCACTGTAGAAGAAGGCCAAGCGCTAGAAAACGAATTAGACGTTGTTGAAGGTATGCAGTTTGACCGTGGTTACCTGTCTCCTTACTTCATCAACAAGCCAGAGACTGGCAGTGTTGAACTAGAAACGCCATTTATCCTATTGGTTGATAAGAAAGTATCAAACATTCGTGAATTGCTACCTATCCTTGAAGGTCTAGCTAAAACAGGTAAGCCACTGCTTATCGTTGCAGAAGACGTTGAAGGCGAAGCATTAGCAACATTGGTTGTGAACAACATGCGTGGCATCGTTAAAGTTGCTGCTGTTAAAGCACCAGGTTTTGGCGACCGTCGTAAAGCAATGCTACAAGATATCGCTATCCTAACTGGCGGTACAGTGATTGCTGAAGAGATTGGTCTAGAGCTTGAAAAAGCGACTCTAGAAGACCTAGGTACAGCTAAGCGCGTTGTTATCACTAAAGATGACACCACGATTATTGACGGTACGGGTGAAGAGACTCAAATCAAAGCACGTGTAGCTCAAATCAAGATCCAAGCTGAAGAGTCTACATCTGACTACGACAAAGAAAAACTTCAAGAGCGTATGGCTAAACTTGCTGGCGGCGTAGCCGTAATCAAGGTTGGCGCAGCGACTGAAGTTGAAATGAAAGAGAAGAAAGCTCGCGTAGAAGACGCACTACACGCAACTCGCGCAGCGGTTGAAGAGGGTGTGGTTGCAGGCGGTGGTGTTGCACTAGTTCGCGTAGCAAGCAAAATCGGTGAAGTTGAAGTTATCAACGAAGACCAGAAGCACGGTGTAGTTATCGCACTACGTGCAATGGAAGCGCCACTACGTCAAATCGCAACTAACGCTGGCGAAGAAGGTTCAGTTGTTGCTAACAACGTTAAGAACGGCACTGGTAACTACGGTTACAATGCTGGTAACGACACATACGGTGACATGCTAGAGATGGGTATCCTAGACCCAACTAAAGTAACTCGTAGCGCGCTACAGTTTGCTTCTTCAATTGCTGGTCTTATGATCACCACTGAAGCAATGGTTGGCGAAATTCCACAAGATGCAGCTGGTGCGCCTGATATGGGCGGCATGGGTGGAATGGGTGGAATGGGCGGTATGGGCGGCATGATGTAA